One window of the Anaeromyxobacter dehalogenans 2CP-C genome contains the following:
- the gspD gene encoding type II secretion system secretin GspD produces MKKLLATTLLVPVLAAAQVPLRPTDDPESPARPRPTRPTSPPTGIPTTPPPPGTSIGPGGVAPIQQNGARPPAGRPTSPAPRPGGAATPTPAPARGGGGEAETTLQAANGKCVPMQGRFMLTFNRAEVVDVLEQASRWTCRNFIYTEDVARGKITLLSKTPVTAEEAYAAFLAALNANSITVYPTGRYWRLGRAADSKKMPIPTYTDPESGTPANEQVITKVIRLQYADADQLRGVMGNFISPQGADIQSIPPSTLVITDTGLNIRRIEKMLEAIDKVGGGDLVRIVQVRYASAKDLADKVNQIFQAQGGRGARPARITSGPARPGVPTTQPAGGSVEVSVYKVLPDDRTNKLIVIADEKSFQQIMELVQQLDVPTSADGGVHVLFLKNANAEELATTLSNLAQGQAKRTTTPGAPTQPAARPGMPGAPPAAAPAPAGDVTAELFSGEVKITADKTQNALLVQASGADFSAVQRLVEKLDRPRRQVFVEAVIMEVNLKNSMELGVSAHGAIPYKYKGDTGVIPLSSQTGRVSSLDMSSAIALGGFLTGYTGPISAELKDLGFGNIPSLGLLIQALQSNSDVNVLSTPHLLATDNEESEITVGQNVPFQSGYAPQGLSNLLSGSGTGGSSTVGAALGTQGLGSLYAPIQRQNVELKLKIKPQINEGGNIRLTIEEQTEEIAEKDPQLGPTTAKRSVKTQIVARDQSTIVIGGLIQDRAIRSVSKIPFLGSLPILGWLFRDTTTTKQKVNLLLFLTPYIIRDEADYRRIYEKKREEQQQFIEQFYGRQPRYDVDVDFSRKTGPYSRLRQGVSQETSRIENGGGGAPGEYLSAPPAGGPPPTTVVPVPRPSSPAPAPEPEAAPDAAPPPEGTPEPIERLSPQQAPPAGEPASPGGTPPQE; encoded by the coding sequence ATGAAGAAGCTCCTCGCCACGACGTTGCTCGTCCCGGTGCTCGCCGCCGCGCAGGTCCCGCTGCGCCCGACCGACGACCCCGAGTCGCCGGCCCGGCCGCGCCCGACGCGGCCCACCTCTCCGCCGACCGGCATCCCCACCACGCCGCCGCCTCCCGGGACCTCGATCGGCCCCGGCGGCGTGGCCCCGATCCAGCAGAACGGCGCGCGCCCGCCCGCGGGCCGGCCCACCTCGCCGGCCCCGCGCCCGGGGGGCGCGGCCACGCCCACCCCGGCGCCCGCGCGCGGCGGCGGCGGCGAGGCCGAGACCACGCTGCAGGCCGCGAACGGCAAGTGCGTCCCGATGCAGGGGCGCTTCATGCTGACGTTCAACCGGGCCGAGGTGGTGGACGTGCTCGAGCAGGCCAGCCGCTGGACCTGCCGCAACTTCATCTACACGGAGGACGTGGCGCGCGGGAAGATCACGCTGCTCTCCAAGACGCCGGTCACCGCCGAGGAGGCCTACGCCGCGTTCCTCGCCGCGCTGAACGCGAACAGCATCACCGTCTACCCGACGGGCCGGTACTGGCGCCTGGGCCGCGCCGCCGACAGCAAGAAGATGCCCATCCCGACGTACACCGACCCGGAGAGCGGCACGCCGGCGAACGAGCAGGTCATCACCAAGGTGATCCGCCTGCAGTACGCCGACGCCGACCAGCTCCGCGGGGTGATGGGCAACTTCATCTCGCCGCAGGGCGCGGACATCCAGTCGATCCCGCCCTCGACGCTGGTCATCACCGACACCGGCCTCAACATCCGCCGCATCGAGAAGATGCTCGAGGCGATCGACAAGGTCGGCGGCGGCGACCTGGTCCGCATCGTCCAGGTGCGCTACGCGTCCGCGAAGGACCTCGCCGACAAGGTGAACCAGATCTTCCAGGCGCAAGGCGGGCGGGGCGCGCGCCCGGCGCGCATCACCAGCGGCCCGGCGCGGCCCGGCGTCCCCACCACGCAGCCCGCGGGCGGATCGGTCGAGGTCTCCGTCTACAAGGTCCTCCCCGACGACCGCACCAACAAGCTCATCGTCATCGCGGACGAGAAGAGCTTCCAGCAGATCATGGAGCTGGTGCAGCAGCTCGACGTGCCCACCAGCGCCGACGGCGGCGTCCACGTCCTGTTCCTGAAGAACGCGAACGCGGAGGAGCTCGCCACCACGCTCTCCAACCTGGCGCAGGGCCAGGCCAAGCGCACCACCACGCCCGGCGCGCCGACGCAGCCGGCGGCGCGTCCGGGGATGCCCGGGGCGCCGCCCGCGGCGGCGCCCGCGCCGGCCGGCGACGTCACGGCCGAGCTGTTCTCCGGCGAGGTGAAGATCACCGCGGACAAGACGCAGAACGCGCTCCTCGTGCAGGCGAGCGGGGCCGACTTCTCCGCGGTCCAGCGCCTCGTCGAGAAGCTCGACCGCCCGCGGCGCCAGGTGTTCGTCGAGGCGGTGATCATGGAGGTGAACCTCAAGAACTCCATGGAGCTCGGCGTCAGCGCGCACGGCGCCATCCCGTACAAGTACAAGGGCGACACCGGCGTCATCCCCCTCTCCTCGCAGACCGGGCGCGTGTCGTCGCTCGACATGTCGAGCGCGATCGCGCTGGGCGGGTTCCTCACCGGCTACACCGGCCCCATCTCCGCGGAGCTGAAGGACCTGGGCTTCGGCAACATCCCCAGCCTCGGCCTGCTCATCCAGGCGCTGCAGTCCAACTCCGACGTGAACGTGCTCTCCACGCCGCACCTGCTCGCCACCGACAACGAGGAGTCGGAGATCACGGTCGGCCAGAACGTGCCGTTCCAGTCCGGCTACGCGCCCCAGGGGCTCTCCAACCTGCTCTCCGGGTCCGGCACGGGCGGCAGCAGCACCGTCGGCGCGGCGCTCGGCACCCAGGGCCTTGGCTCGCTCTACGCGCCGATCCAGCGGCAGAACGTGGAGCTGAAGCTCAAGATCAAGCCGCAGATCAACGAGGGCGGGAACATCCGGCTCACCATCGAGGAGCAGACCGAGGAGATCGCGGAGAAGGACCCGCAGCTCGGCCCGACCACCGCCAAGCGCAGCGTCAAGACGCAGATCGTGGCGCGCGACCAGAGCACGATCGTGATCGGCGGCCTCATCCAGGACCGCGCCATCCGCAGCGTGTCCAAGATCCCGTTCCTGGGCAGCCTGCCCATCCTCGGGTGGCTGTTCCGCGACACCACCACCACCAAGCAGAAGGTGAACCTCCTGCTCTTCCTCACGCCGTACATCATCCGCGACGAGGCGGACTACCGGCGCATCTACGAGAAGAAGCGCGAGGAGCAGCAGCAGTTCATCGAGCAGTTCTACGGCCGCCAGCCTCGCTACGACGTGGACGTGGACTTCAGCCGGAAGACCGGGCCCTACTCGCGGCTGCGCCAGGGCGTCAGCCAGGAGACCTCGCGGATCGAGAACGGCGGCGGCGGCGCGCCGGGCGAGTACCTGTCCGCTCCCCCCGCCGGCGGCCCGCCGCCGACCACCGTCGTCCCGGTGCCGCGCCCGAGCTCCCCCGCGCCCGCGCCCGAGCCGGAGGCCGCGCCCGACGCGGCGCCGCCGCCCGAGGGGACGCCCGAGCCGATCGAGCGCCTCTCGCCGCAGCAGGCGCCGCCCGCCGGCGAGCCGGCGTCGCCGGGAGGGACCCCGCCGCAGGAATGA
- the gspE gene encoding type II secretion system ATPase GspE codes for MPNDAQIDTARTAVQGAVPGLAAAAGLSGRPIGEILRETAGLDPARLEEALALQRGEQAGQRLGEILVRLKAVTEEDVLRALAAQLDLPFVERIDPESVPGDLAAKVPIHFAKQSKVLPLGTAGDAIRVAVGDPLDTAAQDSVSMLLGAAVAPEVAPPQVVLDAINAVYDRAADEHDKLMEDLETEDLESVAHELQEPTDLLEADDEAPIIRLVNSLLFRAVKERASDIHILPEEKDISVRYRIDGVLREVIRPPKRFQASIGSRIKIMGGLNIAEKRLPQDGRIRIKIAGKDVDIRLSTVPTAHGERIVMRLLDKSNVVLDLAELGFEDWQLKVMDTLITRSHGIVLVTGPTGSGKTTTLYAALAKINSPDLNILTIEDPVEIPLKGVGQVQVNPKIDLTFASGLRSFLRQDPDVIMVGEIRDLETAEIAIQASLTGHLVLSTVHTNDAAGAITRLVDMGVQPFLVASSLVGVLAQRLVRVLCTTCKKPYVPTVEERALAGLTPEILRKAGDPTHLYKAVGCPACNHTGYQGRTGIYELMMVDDDVRPLILKSVDATTIKRAAVERGMVTLMEHGAYKVARGITTAAEVLSVTAEDIR; via the coding sequence ATGCCGAACGACGCACAGATCGACACCGCCCGGACCGCCGTCCAGGGCGCAGTCCCCGGGCTCGCCGCCGCGGCGGGCCTCTCCGGCCGCCCCATCGGCGAGATCCTCCGGGAGACCGCCGGGCTGGACCCGGCGCGGCTCGAGGAGGCGCTCGCGCTGCAGCGCGGCGAGCAGGCCGGGCAGCGCCTCGGCGAGATCCTCGTCCGCCTGAAGGCCGTCACCGAGGAGGACGTGCTGCGCGCGCTCGCGGCCCAGCTCGACCTGCCCTTCGTCGAGCGCATCGACCCCGAGTCGGTGCCCGGAGACCTCGCGGCCAAGGTGCCCATCCACTTCGCGAAGCAGTCGAAGGTGCTGCCGCTCGGCACCGCCGGCGACGCGATCCGGGTGGCGGTGGGCGACCCGCTCGACACCGCCGCACAGGACTCGGTGTCGATGCTGCTCGGCGCCGCCGTGGCGCCGGAGGTGGCGCCGCCGCAGGTGGTGCTCGACGCCATCAACGCGGTGTACGACCGCGCCGCCGACGAGCACGACAAGCTCATGGAGGACCTCGAGACCGAGGACCTCGAGAGCGTCGCGCACGAGCTGCAGGAGCCGACCGACCTCCTCGAGGCGGACGACGAGGCGCCCATCATCCGCCTGGTCAACTCGCTCCTGTTCCGCGCGGTGAAGGAGCGCGCCAGCGACATCCACATCCTCCCGGAGGAGAAGGACATCTCGGTGCGCTACCGGATCGACGGCGTGCTCCGCGAGGTGATCCGCCCCCCGAAGCGCTTCCAGGCCTCCATCGGCAGCCGCATCAAGATCATGGGCGGCCTGAACATCGCCGAGAAGCGGCTGCCGCAGGACGGCCGCATCCGGATCAAGATCGCCGGCAAGGACGTGGACATCCGCCTCTCCACCGTGCCGACCGCGCACGGCGAGCGGATCGTGATGCGCCTCCTCGACAAGTCCAACGTGGTGCTGGACCTGGCCGAGCTCGGCTTCGAGGACTGGCAGCTCAAGGTGATGGACACGCTCATCACCCGCTCGCACGGGATCGTGCTGGTCACCGGCCCCACCGGCTCCGGCAAGACCACCACGCTCTACGCGGCGCTCGCGAAGATCAACTCGCCCGACCTGAACATCCTCACCATCGAGGATCCGGTCGAGATCCCGCTGAAGGGCGTGGGCCAGGTGCAGGTCAACCCGAAGATCGACCTGACCTTCGCGAGCGGGCTGCGCTCGTTCCTCCGGCAGGACCCGGACGTCATCATGGTCGGCGAGATCCGCGACCTGGAGACCGCCGAGATCGCGATCCAGGCCTCCCTCACCGGCCACCTGGTGCTCTCCACCGTGCACACCAACGACGCCGCCGGGGCCATCACGCGCCTGGTGGACATGGGCGTGCAGCCGTTCCTGGTGGCCTCCTCGCTGGTGGGCGTGCTGGCCCAGCGCCTGGTGCGCGTGCTCTGCACGACCTGCAAGAAGCCCTACGTCCCGACCGTCGAGGAGCGCGCGCTCGCCGGCCTCACGCCCGAGATCCTCCGCAAGGCCGGCGACCCGACCCACCTCTACAAGGCGGTGGGGTGCCCGGCCTGCAACCACACCGGCTACCAGGGCCGGACCGGCATCTACGAGCTGATGATGGTGGACGACGACGTCCGCCCGCTCATCCTCAAGTCGGTGGACGCCACCACCATCAAGCGCGCCGCGGTCGAGCGCGGGATGGTGACGCTCATGGAGCACGGCGCGTACAAGGTCGCGCGCGGCATCACCACCGCGGCCGAGGTGCTGTCGGTCACCGCGGAGGACATCCGGTGA